In the Oryza glaberrima chromosome 6, OglaRS2, whole genome shotgun sequence genome, one interval contains:
- the LOC127776554 gene encoding BAG family molecular chaperone regulator 7-like produces the protein MDGVPHQIRSDQISRSPSLLHTPTPAAAEQRAPPPPATMSSHHRYAHLLDDPFFPFPPPSSSSCPFLSPPAASSTCPFFALDSPFAADPFHLHPFLPTPPTSSLLDPFLLHTLTDRVSQLELALAARAPHPRPTSRKCTYVTESTGRKVKWTTEDKPRAGERVLKWEAELDSPYDDGFDRKWKWEAKAKTASAAATKLKWATHLKGKGCLEPWSHSYTWEEDFSATDDDDDEEIEDQLHHKALQDHSKLKTKAKDDKKKKKKDNNTVVVNKEQKKCPFSVKIEEIPPEEDNTAGCVAIRKAFALGNGKAKKKELSPQDAALLIQLNYRAHLAHRSQVLRCLRDLAVAKAKLKEIRSLFYNISYRHRMAHDHEERQRFTEKIIVLLLTVDALEGPDYMVRTAKKSMLDELEGMLEIVDPQPPGKQRSLTRRKFDLPEGGPVTDEKMAGVNNAVKVIQKGKK, from the exons ATGGATGGAGTACCACACCAGATccgatcagatcagatcagtaGATCACCAAGTCTCCTTCACACTCCCACTCCAGCGGCAGCTGAGCAGagagctccaccgccgccggccaccatgaGTTCTCACCACCGCTACGCCCACCTCCTCGACgaccccttcttccccttcccaccgccgtcctcctcctcctgccccttcctctccccaCCCGCCGCTTCCTCCACCTGCCCATTCTTCGCCCTCGACTCCCCCTTCGCTGCTGACCCTTTCCATCTCCACCCCTTCCTCCCCACGCCGCCCACTAGCTCCCTCCTCgaccccttcctcctccacacCCTCACCGACCGCGTCTCCCAACTCgagctcgccctcgccgcccgcgccccacACCCCAGGCCCACCAGCAGGAAGTGCACCTATGTCACCGAGTCCACCGGCCGCAAGGTCAAGTGGACCACCGAGGACAAGCCTCGCGCCGGCGAGAGGGTGCTCAAGTGGGAGGCTGAGCTCGACTCCCCCTACGACGATGGATTCGACCGCAAGTGGAAGTGGGAGGCCAAGGCCAAGACCGCCTCCGCTGCTGCCACCAAGCTCAAGTGGGCCACCCACCTCAAGGGCAAGGGTTGCCTCGAGCCATGGTCACACTCCTACACCTGGGAGGAGGACTTCTctgccaccgacgacgacgacgacgaggagatcGAGGACCAACTCCATCACAAGGCCCTGCAGGATCACAGCAAGCTCAAAACCAAGGCCAAGGACgacaagaagaaaaagaagaaggacaACAACACCGTGGTGGTCAACAAGGAGCAGAAGAAATGCCCCTTCTCCGTCAAGATCGAGGAGATCCCTCCTGAGGAGGACAACACCGCTGGATGCGTCGCCATTAGAAAG GCTTTTGCATTGGGCAATGGCAAGGCAAAGAAGAAGGAACTGTCCCCACAGGATGCGGCATTGCTGATCCAGTTGAACTACAGGGCTCACCTGGCACACCGTTCACAGGTGCTTCGCTGCCTGCGTGATCTGGCTGTGGCTAAGGCCAAGCTCAAGGAGATCAGGTCCCTCTTCTATAACATCTCTTACAGGCATCGCATGGCACATGACCATGAAGAGCGCCAAAGGTTCACTGAGAAAATCATCGTGCTGCTGCTCACTGTAGATGCGCTTGAG GGTCCTGACTACATGGTGAGGACAGCAAAGAAGTCTATGCTTGATGAACTTGAAGGTATGCTGGAGATTGTGGACCCTCAGCCACCAGGGAAGCAGAGGTCGTTGACCCGCAGGAAGTTCGATCTTCCAGAAGGAGGGCCGGTCACAGATGAGAAGATGGCCGGTGTGAACAATGCAGTCAAAGTCATCCAAAAGGGAAAGAAGTAA
- the LOC127777351 gene encoding vacuolar-processing enzyme-like codes for MAAMGTVVCLLGLLMLMQEVKGGQGLGNDGGDLWQEFLRLPTENGGTKWALLIAGSSGYDNYRHQADVCHAYQIMKKGGLKDQNIVVMMYDDIAYNPKNPRKGVIINKPNGGNVYAGVPKDYKGKDVNKNNFLAVLLGKKSALTGAGSGKVISSGPNDHVFVYYSDHGGPGVLSMPSGEGLYANELVQALKKKRAGGAFLNLVVYLEACESGSIFEGLLPSNIGVYAMTASNKTESSWATYCNTPGYTTCLGDLFSVAWMEDADPRRPGDRQTLAQLYTIVKKRTTRSQVKLYGDLRLASQPVSLYYLPPGPGITSTASGAILTDDEEGRRGGGVDQRDAGLVYLWREYYEEKSVEAWERLLREMERRSRLDTSVDLIVGDLLSSKAQLLQVRAGQPLVDDWDCLKSMVRTFEAHCGPLGQYGMKHTRAFANMCNAALDHHHMAKAASKACTMHPPLITY; via the exons ATGGCGGCCATGGGTACTGTGGTCTGCCTGCTAGGCTTGCTGATGCTGATGCAAGAAGTTAAAGGAGGCCAGGGCctcggcaacgacggcggcgacctgtGGCAGGAGTTCCTCCGGCTGCCGACGGAGAATGGGGGGACGAAGTGGGCGTTGCTCATCGCGGGGTCGAGTGGGTACGACAACTACCGTCACCAGGCAGACGTGTGCCACGCGTACCAGATAATGAAGAAGGGAGGACTCAAGGACCAGAACATCGTGGTTATGATGTACGACGACATCGCCTACAACCCCAAAAATCCTCGCAAGGGTGTCATCATCAACAAACCCAACGGCGGGAACGTCTACGCCGGAGTCCCAaag gATTACAAGGGGAAAGACGTGAATAAGAACAACTTCCTGGCCGTGTTGCTGGGCAAGAAGTCGGCTctcaccggcgccggcagcgGAAAGGTCATCAGCAGCGGCCCCAACGACCATGTCTTCGTCTATTACTCAGATCATGGCGGTCCCGGAGTCCTGT CCATGCCATCGGGGGAGGGCCTGTACGCGAACGAACTTGTGCAAGCACTGAAGAAGaagcgcgcgggcggcgcgttCCTGAACCTGGTGGTGTACTTGGAGGCGTGCGAGTCGGGTAGCATCTTCGAGGGCCTCCTCCCGTCCAACATCGGCGTGTACGCGATGACGGCGTCCAACAAGACGGAGAGCAGCTGGGCCACCTACTGCAACACGCCGGGGTACACCACCTGCCTCGGCGACCTCTTCAGCGTCGCCTGGATGGAGGACGCCGACCCGCGCCGCcccggcgatcgccagacgcTCGCCCAGCTCTACACCATCGTCAAGAAGCGCACCACAAGATCACAAGTCAAGCTGTACGGCGacctccgcctcgcctcccaACCCGTCAGCCTCTACTACTTGCCCCCCGGCCCTGGCATCACCTCTACAGCTAGTGGCGCCATACTCACCGATGACGAAGaagggcgccgcggcggcggcgtggaccaACGGGATGCGGGACTCGTCTACCTGTGGCGTGAGTACTACGAGGAGAAATCGGTGGAGGCATGGGAGCGCCTTCTCCGAGAGATGGAGAGGCGATCACGCCTCGACACCAGCGTCGACCTCATCGTCGGAGACCTCCTCTCCTCAAAGGCGCAGCTCCTGCAGGTCCGGGCGGGGCAGCCGCTGGTTGACGACTGGGATTGCCTTAAGTCGATGGTGCGCACGTTCGAGGCTCACTGTGGCCCGCTGGGGCAGTATGGGATGAAGCACACGCGCGCCTTCGCCAACATGTGCAACGCCGCCCTCGACCACCACCACATGGCAAAGGCCGCCTCCAAGGCCTGCACCATGCACCCGCCTCTCATTACTTATTAA
- the LOC127776555 gene encoding L-lactate dehydrogenase B-like has translation MKKASSLSELGFDADGPSFFRHLTLTDGDDGTLPRRRLIKISVIGAGNVGMAIAQTILTQDLADEIVLIDAVADKVRGEMLDLQHAAAFLPRVNIVSGTEVSLTRSSDLVIVTAGARQIPGETRLNLLQRNVSLFRKIVPAAAEASPESVLVIVSNPVDVLTYVAWKLSGFPASRVIGSGTNLDSSRFRFLLAEHLEVSAQDVQAYMVGEHGDSSVALWSSISVGGMPVLAHLQKNHRSAATAKKFDEAALEGIRRAVVGSAYEVIKLKGYTSWAIGYSVASIAWSLLRDQRRIHPVSVLAKGLVRGVPADRELFLSLPARLGRAGVLGVAAELVLTDEEERRLRISAETLWGYCHALGL, from the coding sequence ATGAAGAAGGCGTCGTCGCTGTCTGAGCTGGGGTTCGACGCCGATGGCCCGTCATTCTTCCGGCACCTGACGCTGaccgatggcgacgacggcacGCTGCCCCGGCGGCGGCTGATCAAGATCTCGGTGATCGGCGCGGGCAACGTGGGCATGGCCATCGCGCAGACGATCCTGACGCAGGACCTCGCCGACGAGATCGTGCTGATCGACGCGGTGGCGGACAAGGTGCGGGGCGAGATGCTGGACCTGCAGCACGCGGCGGCGTTCCTCCCCCGCGTGAACATCGTGTCCGGCACGGAGGTGTCGCTGACGAGGAGCTCGGACCTGGTGATCGTGACGGCGGGGGCTCGGCAGATCCCGGGGGAGACGCGGCTGAACCTGCTGCAGCGGAACGTGTCGCTGTTCCGGAAGatcgtgccggcggcggcggaggcgtcgccGGAGTCGGTGCTGGTGATCGTGTCGAACCCGGTGGACGTGCTGACTTACGTGGCGTGGAAGCTGTCGGGGTTCCCGGCGAGCAGGGTGATCGGGTCGGGGACGAACCTGGACTCGTCTCGGTTCAGGTTCCTCCTCGCCGAGCACCTGGAGGTGAGCGCGCAGGACGTGCAGGCGTACATGGTGGGGGAGCACGGGGACAGCTCGGTGGCGCTGTGGTCGAGCATCAGCGTGGGGGGGATGCCGGTGCTGGCGCACCTGCAGAAGAACcaccggtcggcggcgacggcgaagaagTTCGACGAGGCGGCGCTGGAGGGGATCCGGCgggcggtggtggggagcgCGTACGAGGTGATAAAGCTCAAGGGGTACACGTCGTGGGCCATCGGCTACTCCGTCGCCAGCATCGCCTGGTCGCTGCTCCGTGACCAGCGCCGCATCCACCCGGTCTCCGTCCTCGCCAAGGGCCTTGTCCGTGGCGTCCCCGCCGACCGCGAGCTCTTCCTCAGCCTGCCCGCTCgcctcggccgcgccggcgtgcttggcgtcgccgccgagctggtgctcaccgacgaggaggagaggaggcttCGCATCTCCGCCGAAACCCTCTGGGGATACTGCCACGCCCTCGGCCTCTAA
- the LOC127776557 gene encoding lipid transfer protein EARLI 1-like has translation MAASVKMAGVACVLVVGVLWLSAGQSAACDGHPCPTPAGKCPINTVKLGVCADVLDGLIHASTPPKEPCCPLIAGLADLDAAVCVCLAINANLLGLNLDVPVDLSLLLNYCGCKLPAGFKCA, from the coding sequence ATGGCTGCATCAGTGAAGATGGCCGGCGTGGCGTGCGTGTTGGTGGTGGGCGTGCTGTGGCTGAGCGCCGGGCAGTCGGCGGCGTGCGACGGGCACCCATGCccgacgccggcggggaagtGCCCGATAAACACGGTGAAGCTGGGGGTGTGCGCCGACGTGCTGGACGGGCTCATCCACGCGTCCACGCCGCCCAAGGAGCCCTGCTGCCCGCTCATCGCCGGCCTTGCCGACCTGGACGCCGCCGTCTGCGTCTGCCTCGCCATCAACGCCAACCTTCTCGGCCTCAACCTCGACGTCCCCGTcgacctctccctcctcctcaacTACTGCGGCTGCAAGCTCCCTGCTGGCTTCAAGTGTGCCTAA